In a single window of the Mesorhizobium shangrilense genome:
- a CDS encoding TRAP transporter large permease, protein MSAIVFVGAFLLLVAIGMPIAFALIVPAIAYMLLWGYPLATIPHALTNSLDSFPLLAVPLFVLVGNLMGSSGIAKRLFHFAHLCVAHWRGGLAQVNILASLIFSGSSGSALADIGGMGAVEIQAMKDAGYKGSFAAALTAASATTGPIFPPSIPFIIYAATAETSAVNLLLAGIVPGLLITVGLMAFTAYLARRRNYPTEAKASRSELWDSFVSALPALLTPVVLVSGMLGGYFTATEAAAVTVLYILLISIFIYRDFEWTFLVQATWDTVRTSAILMIMVAASVLFTRMLAFEQVPQMVTAAMLSLSANPLVLLLIANVVVLVIGLFLETTSAILILTPLIAPPLVAAGVDPTHLGVVVVYNLMIGLITPPMGMSLFMVSTVAREPVVNVLREIIPYYIPLVGILILLTYVPQLSLWLPRLLN, encoded by the coding sequence ATGAGCGCCATCGTCTTTGTCGGGGCATTCCTGCTGCTCGTCGCCATCGGCATGCCGATCGCGTTCGCCCTAATCGTGCCCGCCATCGCCTACATGCTGCTGTGGGGCTATCCGCTCGCAACCATCCCGCACGCGCTGACCAACTCGCTGGACTCCTTTCCCCTGCTGGCCGTGCCGCTGTTTGTCCTCGTCGGCAACCTCATGGGATCTTCCGGCATCGCCAAGCGCCTCTTCCACTTCGCGCACCTGTGCGTGGCTCACTGGAGGGGTGGCCTCGCCCAGGTCAACATCCTCGCAAGCCTGATCTTCTCCGGCAGTTCGGGCTCGGCGCTCGCCGACATCGGCGGCATGGGCGCCGTCGAGATCCAGGCGATGAAGGACGCCGGCTACAAGGGTTCGTTTGCGGCCGCCCTCACGGCGGCGTCGGCCACCACCGGCCCCATCTTCCCGCCCAGCATTCCCTTCATCATCTATGCGGCGACGGCCGAGACGTCGGCGGTCAACCTGCTGCTCGCCGGCATCGTTCCGGGCCTGCTCATCACGGTCGGCCTGATGGCCTTCACGGCCTACCTGGCCCGCCGCAGGAACTATCCGACGGAAGCCAAGGCCTCGCGATCCGAACTGTGGGACAGCTTTGTATCCGCCCTGCCTGCGCTGCTGACCCCGGTCGTGCTCGTGAGCGGAATGTTGGGCGGATACTTCACCGCGACCGAGGCGGCTGCGGTCACGGTCCTCTACATCCTGCTGATCAGCATCTTCATCTACCGTGACTTCGAATGGACCTTCCTTGTCCAGGCGACCTGGGACACGGTGCGGACAAGCGCCATCCTGATGATCATGGTGGCGGCTTCGGTCCTGTTCACCCGCATGCTCGCCTTCGAGCAGGTGCCCCAGATGGTGACCGCGGCGATGCTCTCGCTGAGCGCCAACCCGCTGGTGCTGCTGCTCATCGCCAACGTCGTCGTGCTGGTCATCGGGCTCTTCCTCGAAACGACGAGCGCCATCCTGATCCTGACCCCGCTGATCGCGCCGCCGCTGGTCGCCGCCGGCGTCGACCCGACCCATCTGGGGGTCGTCGTCGTCTACAATCTAATGATCGGTTTGATCACGCCGCCAATGGGCATGTCGCTTTTCATGGTGAGCACGGTCGCGCGCGAGCCTGTGGTGAATGTACTCCGGGAGATCATTCCGTACTACATCCCGCTCGTGGGCATTCTCATCCTTCTGACCTACGTCCCACAGCTCTCCCTGTGGCTGCCGCGCCTGTTGAACTAG
- the efp gene encoding elongation factor P has translation MVKVIASSLRKGNVVDKDGRLYVILSAENIHPGKGTPVTQLDMRRISDGVKVSERYRTTEQVERAYVEDRPHSFLYQDGEGFHFMNPETYDQVTVSADVLGDQAAYIQEGMEVTLSVHEGVAIAIELPQRVTLEVIETEPVTKGQTASSSYKPAMLSNGVRSAVPPHITVGTRIVVMTADGSYVERAKD, from the coding sequence GTGGTCAAGGTAATCGCCAGTTCGCTCCGCAAAGGCAATGTCGTCGACAAGGATGGCCGTCTCTATGTGATCCTGTCGGCGGAGAATATCCACCCCGGCAAGGGCACGCCCGTCACCCAGCTCGACATGCGCCGCATCTCCGACGGGGTTAAGGTGTCGGAGCGCTACCGCACGACCGAGCAGGTCGAGCGCGCCTATGTCGAGGACCGGCCGCACTCCTTCCTCTACCAGGACGGCGAGGGCTTCCACTTCATGAACCCCGAGACCTACGATCAGGTGACGGTTTCGGCGGACGTGCTGGGCGACCAGGCGGCCTATATCCAGGAAGGCATGGAAGTGACCCTGTCGGTCCACGAGGGGGTGGCGATCGCCATCGAGCTGCCGCAGCGTGTGACGCTGGAAGTGATCGAGACCGAGCCCGTCACCAAGGGCCAGACCGCATCTTCGTCCTACAAGCCGGCGATGCTGTCCAACGGCGTCCGCTCCGCGGTGCCGCCGCACATCACAGTGGGCACGCGCATCGTGGTGATGACGGCCGACGGCTCCTACGTCGAGCGCGCCAAGGACTGA
- a CDS encoding TRAP transporter small permease: MVWKKSGKLADRPLEAVERMGVLIGCVLLWGMFGLVLLQMFSRVLLSTGLPWPDELARYFHIVLVFFGLAFAHRMRNHVDMLFFAERWSPVTQRIAGAVIELSIVVSSVVIVAGGISLISRMGSQKGPSLGLPLTYFIGVTVVGFALLALEALRQLVRKFSSSDAVALPDKKEHLEL, from the coding sequence ATGGTGTGGAAGAAGTCCGGCAAGCTCGCCGACCGCCCGTTGGAGGCGGTCGAGCGCATGGGCGTCCTGATCGGCTGCGTTCTGCTGTGGGGCATGTTCGGCCTCGTCCTGCTGCAGATGTTCAGCCGGGTGCTGCTCAGCACCGGCTTGCCGTGGCCCGACGAACTGGCGCGCTATTTCCACATCGTGCTGGTGTTCTTCGGGCTCGCCTTTGCCCACCGCATGCGAAACCACGTCGACATGCTGTTCTTCGCCGAGCGCTGGTCTCCCGTGACGCAGCGCATCGCAGGGGCGGTCATCGAGCTGTCGATCGTCGTCTCTTCCGTCGTGATCGTCGCGGGCGGCATCAGCCTCATCAGCCGGATGGGATCCCAGAAGGGACCGTCGCTCGGATTGCCGCTCACCTATTTCATCGGCGTCACCGTCGTGGGGTTTGCCTTGCTCGCGCTCGAGGCGCTTCGGCAACTGGTCCGGAAGTTCAGCTCCAGCGACGCCGTCGCACTCCCCGACAAGAAGGAGCACCTCGAGCTATGA
- the epmA gene encoding EF-P lysine aminoacylase EpmA: protein MQKASPWWSPHVHADRRPRLLTRNAIAASVRAWFAERGFLEVETAALQVSPGNEAHLSAFASEAISTGGERAPLYLHTSPEFACKKLLAAGEQKIFSFGKVWRNRERGPLHHPEFTMIEWYRVGEPYQVLMEDCAALLALAAGKAGARRFAFRGREADPFAEPERVTVAEAFERHAGIDLLASVAADGATDRETLLAAVTAAGIRTAPDDNWADLFSRVMVEKVEPNLGQGRATVLCEYPTAEAALARPTAHDPRVAERFELYCCGVELANGFGELTDAAEQRRRFVAEMDEKERVYGERYPIDDDFLSALSIMPDASGVALGFDRMVMLATGAPRIDDVLWTPVAETPR, encoded by the coding sequence ATGCAGAAAGCATCCCCCTGGTGGTCGCCGCACGTCCATGCCGACCGTCGCCCGCGCCTCCTCACCCGCAACGCCATCGCCGCGTCCGTGCGCGCCTGGTTCGCGGAACGCGGCTTCCTCGAGGTCGAGACGGCAGCGCTCCAGGTCTCGCCCGGCAACGAGGCGCATCTGTCCGCCTTCGCCAGCGAGGCGATCAGCACCGGCGGCGAGCGCGCACCGCTCTACCTGCACACCTCGCCGGAATTCGCCTGCAAGAAGCTGCTGGCCGCCGGCGAGCAGAAGATATTCAGCTTCGGCAAGGTGTGGCGCAACCGCGAGCGTGGGCCGCTGCACCACCCCGAGTTCACCATGATCGAATGGTATCGGGTCGGCGAGCCCTACCAGGTGCTCATGGAGGACTGCGCGGCGCTGCTCGCGCTTGCCGCCGGTAAGGCCGGTGCCAGGCGCTTCGCCTTCCGCGGCCGCGAGGCCGATCCCTTCGCCGAGCCGGAGCGCGTCACCGTCGCGGAGGCCTTTGAGCGCCATGCCGGCATCGACCTGCTGGCCAGCGTCGCCGCGGACGGCGCGACCGACCGCGAAACCCTCCTTGCAGCCGTGACGGCGGCCGGGATCCGCACCGCGCCGGACGACAACTGGGCGGACCTTTTCAGCCGCGTCATGGTCGAGAAGGTGGAGCCCAACCTCGGCCAGGGCCGCGCCACGGTGCTGTGCGAATACCCGACCGCCGAGGCAGCCCTTGCCCGCCCGACCGCGCACGACCCGCGCGTGGCCGAACGCTTCGAGCTCTATTGCTGCGGCGTCGAGCTTGCCAACGGCTTCGGCGAACTGACGGACGCCGCGGAACAGCGCCGCCGGTTCGTCGCCGAGATGGACGAGAAGGAGCGCGTCTACGGCGAGCGCTACCCCATCGACGACGACTTCCTCTCCGCCCTCTCCATCATGCCCGACGCCAGCGGCGTCGCCCTCGGCTTCGACAGGATGGTCATGCTGGCGACTGGCGCTCCCCGGATCGACGACGTGCTGTGGACGCCCGTCGCGGAGACGCCGCGATAG
- the lepA gene encoding translation elongation factor 4, translating into MTFALDHIRNFSIVAHIDHGKSTLADRLIQLTGGLDAREMAGKEQVLDNMDIEKERGITIKAQTVRLAYKAKNGEDYVLNLIDTPGHVDFAYEVSRSLAACEGSLLVVDASQGVEAQTLANVYQAIDKNHEIVVVLNKVDLPAAEPERVKEQVEEVIGLDASNAVEISAKTGLNIEAVLEAIVHQLPPPREGDPTKPLKAMLVDSWYDAYLGVIVLVRVIDGVLKKGQTIRMMGTGAKYPVERTGYFTPKMIQADEIGPGEFGFITASIKEVADTRVGDTITEDRRPTEQALPGFKPAQPVVFCGLFPVDAADFEDLRAAVGKLRLNDASFSFEMETSAALGFGFRCGFLGLLHLEIIQERLEREFDLDLIATAPSVVYRMNLIDGTTKELHNPADMPDVMKITSIEEPWIRATILTPDDYLGSILKLCQDRRGIQADLSYVGKRAMLVYDLPLNEVVFDFYDRLKSISKGYASFDYHLTDYREGDLVKMSILVNEEPVDALSMLVHRHAAEKRGRAMCEKLKELIPQHMFKIPIQAAIGGKVIARETISALRKDVTAKCYGGDVTRKRKLLEKQKEGKKRMRQFGKVDIPQAAFIEALKMGDN; encoded by the coding sequence ATGACCTTTGCGCTCGACCACATCCGCAACTTCTCCATCGTCGCCCATATCGACCACGGCAAGTCGACGCTGGCCGACCGGCTGATCCAGCTCACCGGCGGCCTCGACGCGCGCGAGATGGCCGGCAAGGAGCAGGTTCTCGACAACATGGACATCGAGAAGGAGCGCGGCATCACCATCAAGGCGCAGACCGTGCGCCTCGCCTACAAAGCCAAGAACGGCGAGGACTACGTCCTCAACCTGATCGACACGCCCGGCCATGTCGACTTCGCCTACGAGGTGTCACGCTCGCTCGCCGCCTGCGAGGGCTCGCTGCTGGTCGTCGACGCAAGCCAGGGCGTCGAGGCGCAGACGCTCGCCAACGTCTACCAGGCGATCGACAAGAACCACGAGATCGTCGTGGTGCTGAACAAGGTCGACCTGCCGGCCGCCGAGCCGGAGCGCGTCAAGGAGCAGGTCGAGGAGGTGATCGGCCTCGATGCCTCGAACGCCGTCGAGATCTCGGCCAAGACCGGCCTCAACATCGAGGCGGTGCTGGAGGCGATCGTCCACCAGCTGCCGCCGCCGCGCGAGGGCGACCCCACAAAGCCGCTCAAGGCCATGCTGGTCGACAGCTGGTACGACGCCTATCTCGGCGTCATCGTGCTGGTCCGCGTCATCGACGGCGTCCTGAAGAAGGGCCAGACCATCCGGATGATGGGCACCGGCGCAAAATACCCGGTCGAGCGCACCGGATACTTTACGCCGAAAATGATCCAGGCCGACGAGATCGGCCCCGGCGAGTTCGGCTTCATCACGGCCTCGATCAAGGAAGTGGCCGACACCCGCGTCGGCGACACCATCACCGAGGACCGCCGCCCGACCGAGCAGGCATTGCCGGGCTTCAAGCCGGCGCAGCCGGTCGTGTTCTGCGGCCTGTTCCCGGTCGACGCCGCCGACTTCGAGGACCTGCGCGCCGCCGTCGGCAAGCTGCGCCTCAACGACGCCAGCTTCTCCTTCGAGATGGAGACCTCGGCCGCCCTCGGCTTCGGCTTCCGCTGCGGCTTCCTCGGGCTCCTCCACCTCGAGATCATCCAGGAGCGGCTGGAGCGCGAGTTCGACCTCGACTTGATCGCCACCGCGCCGTCTGTCGTCTACCGCATGAACCTCATCGACGGCACGACGAAGGAACTGCACAACCCGGCCGACATGCCGGACGTGATGAAGATCACCTCGATCGAGGAGCCGTGGATCCGCGCCACCATCCTGACGCCGGACGACTATCTCGGCTCGATTCTGAAACTCTGCCAGGACCGCCGCGGCATCCAGGCCGACCTTTCCTATGTCGGCAAGCGCGCCATGCTGGTCTACGACCTGCCGCTCAACGAGGTCGTCTTCGACTTTTATGACCGGCTGAAGTCGATTTCGAAGGGCTACGCCTCGTTCGACTACCACCTCACCGACTACCGCGAGGGCGACCTCGTAAAAATGTCGATCCTGGTCAACGAGGAGCCGGTCGACGCGCTGTCCATGCTGGTCCACCGCCACGCGGCGGAAAAGCGCGGCCGCGCCATGTGCGAGAAGCTCAAGGAGCTGATCCCGCAGCACATGTTCAAGATCCCGATCCAGGCCGCCATCGGTGGCAAGGTGATCGCCCGCGAGACGATCTCGGCGCTCCGCAAGGACGTGACCGCAAAGTGCTACGGCGGCGACGTCACCCGCAAGCGCAAGCTGCTCGAGAAGCAGAAGGAGGGCAAGAAGCGCATGCGGCAGTTCGGCAAGGTCGACATCCCGCAGGCCGCCTTCATCGAAGCGCTGAAGATGGGCGACAACTAG
- a CDS encoding TRAP transporter substrate-binding protein, whose protein sequence is MNISRRAALAAAFVLGLAGTASAQVTLKYGHPNPNESIGGQFANRFAELVKEKTSGSVVVNVFPSSQLGTAKERFEGVQFGLIDFGHDSYSTVGQAVPDFGALDLPYLYRDVEHAVAATTPETSPVARELNERLKSEAQMEVLGTFLYGIRELTTSNYPVRSPDDLAGKRIRAIPVPVWIGMVEGMNAIPTPVDFAELTTALATGVIDGQENPLTAILTSNMYDSQKYLILTDHMINIIPLFVNSASLARLSPEQQTAIRDAARQAGQDILAISVAEHERLKTDLAEKGMTVISTEDGLDLEAFRTRVSEHVRAKFPEWASIIEGIQALR, encoded by the coding sequence ATGAACATTTCGAGACGCGCGGCCTTGGCCGCGGCGTTCGTCCTCGGCCTGGCGGGAACCGCCAGCGCCCAGGTCACGCTGAAGTACGGGCATCCCAATCCGAACGAAAGCATCGGCGGACAGTTCGCCAATCGCTTCGCCGAACTGGTGAAGGAAAAGACGAGCGGCTCGGTCGTCGTCAACGTCTTCCCGTCCTCGCAGTTGGGGACGGCCAAGGAACGTTTCGAGGGAGTCCAGTTCGGGCTGATCGACTTCGGCCACGATTCCTATTCGACGGTCGGCCAGGCGGTCCCGGATTTCGGCGCGCTCGATTTGCCCTATCTCTACCGCGACGTCGAACACGCCGTTGCGGCCACCACACCGGAGACGAGCCCGGTGGCGCGTGAGTTGAACGAGCGGCTCAAGTCCGAAGCGCAGATGGAGGTCCTCGGCACCTTCCTCTACGGGATCCGCGAGCTGACCACCTCCAACTATCCGGTCCGTTCGCCGGACGACCTGGCAGGCAAGCGCATTCGCGCCATTCCCGTTCCGGTCTGGATCGGGATGGTCGAGGGCATGAACGCGATCCCCACGCCCGTCGACTTCGCGGAACTGACGACCGCGCTCGCCACCGGCGTGATCGACGGTCAGGAGAACCCGCTGACCGCGATCCTCACCTCGAACATGTACGACAGCCAGAAATACCTGATCCTCACGGATCACATGATCAACATCATTCCGCTGTTCGTGAATTCCGCCTCGCTTGCCCGTCTCTCGCCGGAGCAGCAGACCGCCATTCGCGATGCAGCGCGCCAGGCCGGCCAGGACATACTGGCAATCTCCGTCGCCGAGCATGAACGTCTCAAGACCGATCTGGCCGAAAAGGGCATGACCGTCATCTCGACGGAGGACGGACTCGACCTCGAAGCCTTCCGCACCCGGGTTTCCGAGCACGTGCGGGCGAAGTTCCCCGAATGGGCGTCGATCATCGAAGGCATCCAGGCGCTCCGGTAG
- a CDS encoding glycosyltransferase: protein MSAVTSQSDIAVDAGSLVQGTAREAVAHRRVTIICNDTDYFLRHRRITADTLAREGHHVRVATGGAAMPAQAIGKWDYLHLPVERFSFRPGRDTALMLRTVAEVLRHRPDTLHLITLKPIVFAGLAALLARRISGRRLRIVATVPGLGRLMSPRSRMNGRSATFSRQLVERAVRILSSRHDVHFTFETAADHAVWLEKGLVRPEGSTVICGAGVDPKWFYPAEERAPSGRLRVLFASRLLGAKGLDAFLEAARAFQGNPDVEFLVAGMVEPNDPDGITADELAREPAITFLGERRDMPELLRSVDVVCLPTRYGEGIPRILIEAAATGIPCIASDIDGCLEIVEDGETGVIVPERPMRSAADGIARAVRGYLDDPELLRLHGENGRIKFETGDFAEDKVIAHFLRLIADH, encoded by the coding sequence ATGTCGGCAGTCACTTCTCAGAGCGATATCGCGGTTGACGCAGGATCGCTGGTCCAGGGCACGGCGCGCGAAGCGGTCGCGCATCGGCGCGTCACCATCATCTGCAACGATACGGACTATTTTCTCCGCCACCGGCGGATCACCGCCGACACGCTCGCCCGGGAAGGCCACCACGTGCGGGTCGCGACCGGCGGCGCGGCCATGCCGGCGCAGGCGATCGGCAAGTGGGATTATCTTCACCTGCCGGTCGAGCGATTTTCCTTCCGGCCCGGCCGCGACACGGCGCTGATGCTGCGCACCGTGGCAGAGGTGCTGCGGCACCGGCCCGACACGCTCCATCTCATCACGCTGAAGCCGATCGTCTTTGCGGGGCTGGCGGCGCTGCTGGCGCGGCGCATCTCCGGAAGGCGGCTGCGCATCGTGGCGACGGTGCCGGGCCTCGGCCGGCTGATGTCGCCACGCAGCCGCATGAACGGACGCAGCGCAACGTTTTCCCGCCAACTGGTCGAACGCGCAGTCCGCATCCTGTCCAGCCGGCACGACGTCCACTTCACCTTCGAGACTGCGGCCGATCACGCGGTGTGGCTGGAGAAGGGCCTCGTGCGGCCCGAAGGCTCCACCGTCATCTGTGGGGCGGGCGTCGACCCGAAATGGTTCTATCCGGCCGAAGAACGCGCGCCTTCCGGAAGGCTGCGCGTGCTGTTCGCCTCGCGCCTGCTGGGCGCCAAGGGGCTGGACGCCTTCCTCGAAGCGGCGCGCGCCTTCCAGGGCAACCCGGATGTCGAGTTCCTGGTGGCCGGCATGGTGGAGCCGAACGATCCCGACGGGATCACCGCCGACGAGTTGGCCAGGGAGCCGGCGATCACCTTCCTCGGCGAGCGGCGCGACATGCCGGAGCTCCTACGCTCCGTCGACGTCGTCTGCCTGCCGACGCGCTATGGCGAAGGCATTCCGCGCATCCTGATCGAGGCGGCGGCGACCGGCATCCCTTGCATTGCCAGCGACATTGACGGCTGCCTGGAGATCGTCGAGGACGGTGAAACCGGCGTCATCGTCCCGGAACGGCCGATGCGGTCAGCCGCCGACGGCATCGCCAGAGCCGTGCGCGGCTATCTGGACGATCCCGAGCTGCTGCGGCTTCACGGCGAGAACGGACGCATCAAGTTCGAGACCGGCGACTTTGCCGAGGACAAGGTGATCGCGCATTTCCTGCGCCTGATCGCCGATCACTGA
- a CDS encoding nuclear transport factor 2 family protein, with protein sequence MSDNLSRLKATYTAWHDTKGDREVWRPLLADRFSLRSVDENSPGLAFARNRYSREEVLDYLAGVLNEWEMVHFTPETFVSEGDQIAMFGLCAYRNRATGKVTETLVSALWRFEDDKAVAMTEIFDSAAVSAAATPDAFMQA encoded by the coding sequence ATGTCCGACAACCTTTCCCGCCTGAAAGCCACCTACACCGCCTGGCACGACACCAAGGGCGACCGCGAGGTCTGGCGGCCGCTGCTCGCAGACCGGTTCAGCCTGCGCAGCGTCGACGAGAATTCGCCGGGGCTCGCCTTCGCGCGCAACCGGTATTCGCGCGAGGAGGTGCTCGACTATCTCGCGGGCGTTCTCAACGAATGGGAGATGGTGCACTTCACGCCGGAGACCTTTGTCAGCGAGGGCGACCAGATCGCAATGTTCGGCCTCTGCGCCTACCGCAACCGGGCGACCGGCAAGGTCACCGAGACGCTCGTCTCGGCGCTGTGGCGGTTCGAGGACGACAAGGCGGTGGCGATGACCGAGATCTTCGACAGCGCCGCGGTGTCTGCGGCGGCCACACCCGACGCGTTCATGCAGGCGTGA
- a CDS encoding endonuclease domain-containing protein has translation MRAEKQTFKRAKRLRRDLSLPEVILWDCLRGLRLNGLRFRRQHPVGPYVLDFFQAEGRLAVEVDGAHHDLPGQMHHDLRRDDWLAGRGIRVMRIAATDILDERALEGMLVMIAEAARG, from the coding sequence ATGCGAGCTGAAAAGCAGACATTCAAGCGTGCGAAGCGGTTGCGCCGCGACCTGAGTCTGCCGGAGGTCATCCTGTGGGACTGCCTCCGCGGTCTGCGGCTGAACGGGCTTCGATTCCGGCGTCAGCATCCGGTTGGACCCTATGTGCTCGATTTTTTCCAGGCGGAGGGGCGGCTCGCCGTGGAGGTCGATGGCGCACATCACGACCTGCCTGGGCAGATGCACCATGATCTGCGGCGGGACGACTGGCTTGCGGGGCGCGGCATCCGCGTCATGCGGATCGCGGCGACGGATATTCTGGATGAGAGGGCGCTCGAGGGGATGCTGGTGATGATTGCCGAGGCGGCGCGAGGGTGA
- a CDS encoding dihydrofolate reductase family protein, protein MAKLVFGMNQSLDGYVDYMEFGPSPTLFRHFIKEAQEHAGSVYGRRMYEIMRYWDDDHPEWGADEHAFAAAWRRQPKWVVSRSLKSVGPNARLVGDDLGSAIRALKAEHEGEIEVAGPDLANSLTELGLIDEYRIYLHPVVLGHGKPYFAGPRPPLRLVTHDRIGEDVIRLTYVPA, encoded by the coding sequence ATGGCCAAGCTCGTGTTCGGAATGAACCAGTCCCTGGACGGCTACGTCGACTATATGGAGTTTGGGCCAAGCCCCACGCTCTTCCGCCACTTCATCAAGGAGGCCCAGGAGCACGCGGGCAGCGTGTACGGTCGCCGGATGTATGAGATCATGCGCTACTGGGACGACGATCATCCGGAATGGGGTGCGGACGAGCATGCCTTCGCGGCGGCGTGGCGACGCCAGCCGAAATGGGTCGTCTCGCGCTCGTTGAAATCCGTAGGCCCCAACGCCAGGCTTGTCGGGGACGATCTCGGGAGCGCGATCCGGGCGTTGAAGGCCGAGCACGAAGGGGAGATCGAAGTTGCCGGCCCGGACCTGGCGAACAGCCTCACTGAACTCGGTTTGATCGACGAGTATCGGATCTACCTGCACCCAGTGGTGCTTGGTCACGGCAAGCCATATTTCGCCGGACCCCGGCCGCCGCTTCGCCTTGTGACGCATGACCGGATCGGCGAGGATGTGATCAGGCTGACCTACGTTCCAGCCTGA
- a CDS encoding SulP family inorganic anion transporter, whose protein sequence is MSASTGHKPAAPTFAELFTPKLVTVFREGYGMPQLRADAMAGLTVAVVALPLSMAIAIASGVSPDRGLWTAIVGGFLVSLLGGSRHQIGGPAGAFIGLIALTADRHGIDGLLLATTMAGVFLMALGYLRLGTYIKFIPYPVTVGFTAGIAVIIFASQLSELFGLSLAGKEPGELIPKLVALWNAAGTVNPSAILVALLTIATILVLRRWRPGWPGMLIAVGVATVAAVLLSLPVETIGSRFGGIPRTIPAPALPAFSLEKMQAVLPDAIAFALLGAIESLLSAVVADGMSGRRHRSNCELVAQGAANIGSAMVGGICVTGTIARTATNVRAGAYGPVSGILHSVFLLAFVLVAAPLARFIPLAALAGVLAIVAWNMVERHAIAALVRSSRGDALVLAVTFLLVIFRDLTEGIVVGFGLGALLFIGRMSSALAIEREQPIVEEDVADTSNGDRREYEAASATDPNTVVYRISGAFFFGAASAVATVLDRIADQRRNFVIDFSHVPFLDSTAANVVEGSIRKAEKAGVRVVVSGASPATRRMLVTHGVKPQRVQFAENIEVARKLIEAEHAGVEEKPGH, encoded by the coding sequence ATGAGTGCCTCCACCGGCCACAAGCCAGCCGCCCCCACCTTCGCGGAACTGTTCACGCCCAAGCTCGTCACCGTCTTCCGCGAAGGCTACGGCATGCCGCAGCTGCGCGCCGACGCGATGGCCGGGCTGACCGTCGCCGTCGTGGCGCTGCCGCTGTCGATGGCGATCGCCATCGCGTCCGGCGTGTCGCCCGACCGCGGCCTGTGGACGGCGATCGTCGGCGGCTTCCTGGTGTCGCTGCTCGGCGGCAGCCGCCACCAGATCGGCGGGCCGGCCGGCGCCTTCATCGGCCTGATCGCGTTGACCGCCGACCGACACGGCATCGACGGGCTGCTGCTGGCGACCACGATGGCGGGCGTGTTTCTCATGGCGCTCGGCTATCTGAGGCTCGGCACCTACATAAAATTCATCCCCTACCCGGTGACCGTCGGCTTCACCGCCGGCATCGCGGTCATCATCTTCGCCAGCCAGCTCAGCGAGCTGTTCGGGCTCAGCCTTGCCGGCAAGGAGCCGGGCGAACTTATCCCCAAGCTCGTGGCGCTCTGGAACGCCGCGGGCACGGTCAACCCGTCGGCGATCCTGGTCGCGCTGCTCACCATCGCCACGATACTCGTGCTCAGGCGTTGGCGTCCGGGCTGGCCCGGCATGCTGATCGCGGTCGGCGTGGCGACGGTGGCGGCCGTCCTGCTCAGCCTGCCGGTCGAGACGATCGGCTCGCGCTTCGGCGGCATTCCGCGCACCATTCCGGCGCCGGCCTTGCCGGCCTTCAGCCTCGAAAAGATGCAGGCGGTGCTGCCGGATGCGATCGCGTTCGCGCTGCTCGGTGCGATCGAGTCGCTCCTGTCAGCCGTGGTCGCGGACGGCATGAGCGGCCGCCGCCACCGCTCCAACTGTGAGCTGGTCGCGCAGGGCGCAGCCAATATCGGCTCGGCGATGGTCGGCGGCATCTGCGTCACCGGCACCATTGCGCGCACCGCGACCAACGTGCGCGCGGGCGCCTATGGGCCGGTGTCGGGCATCCTGCATTCCGTGTTCCTGCTCGCTTTCGTGCTGGTGGCCGCGCCGCTTGCCCGCTTCATTCCGCTTGCGGCGCTGGCCGGTGTGCTGGCGATCGTGGCCTGGAACATGGTCGAGCGGCATGCGATCGCCGCACTCGTGCGCTCCTCGCGCGGCGACGCGCTGGTGCTCGCGGTGACGTTCCTGCTGGTGATCTTCCGCGACCTGACCGAAGGCATCGTCGTCGGCTTCGGCCTTGGCGCACTGCTCTTCATCGGCCGCATGAGCAGCGCGCTGGCGATCGAAAGGGAACAGCCCATCGTCGAGGAGGACGTCGCCGATACCTCCAACGGCGACCGCAGGGAGTACGAAGCCGCATCGGCGACGGATCCGAACACCGTCGTCTACCGCATCTCGGGCGCCTTCTTCTTCGGCGCGGCCTCCGCCGTCGCGACGGTCCTCGACCGCATCGCCGACCAGCGCCGCAACTTCGTCATCGATTTCTCGCACGTGCCCTTCCTGGACTCCACCGCCGCCAACGTGGTCGAGGGCTCGATCCGCAAGGCGGAGAAGGCCGGCGTGCGCGTGGTGGTGAGCGGCGCCTCCCCCGCCACCCGCCGCATGCTGGTCACCCATGGCGTCAAGCCGCAGCGGGTGCAGTTCGCCGAGAACATCGAGGTGGCGCGAAAGCTGATCGAGGCGGAGCATGCCGGCGTCGAGGAAAAGCCCGGCCACTGA